From the Bacteroidota bacterium genome, one window contains:
- a CDS encoding IS5/IS1182 family transposase gives MELIFRESVRINGKDSKEKDVCVDTTVQEKNITFPTDNKLYRKIINKSIAIAEAEDIELRQSYRRTIKKLSYQLRFKRNKKQQKLA, from the coding sequence ATGGAATTAATATTTCGAGAGAGTGTACGTATAAACGGTAAAGATAGTAAAGAAAAAGATGTTTGTGTAGACACAACTGTACAGGAGAAGAATATCACTTTTCCGACCGATAATAAACTTTACAGGAAAATAATAAACAAGAGTATAGCGATAGCCGAAGCAGAAGATATCGAGTTGCGACAGAGTTATAGACGTACGATAAAGAAGCTCAGCTATCAGTTGAGATTCAAACGTAATAAAAAGCAACAAAAACTTGCGC